GACCAAAGGAAGTCGCGTACACCGCCTTGAGGGGCGGAAGCCCCTAAGGTGCGGGGCTTGGGGTGAAACTGGCTTGGGGCTTGAAGTCCGCGGGCTGCGCCCGCGTCAATCTGCATTGCCTCGTGGGAACTTCCCGAAGTAGGGTGACTGGCGCTGGTTCACTGTTGCCGAATAGGTGACGTCCCTATTTCCCCTGTTCGATGAGGTCCAGGTAATCCACTGCGAACAGGTAGAGGATCTTTCCCCCGGAACGGTCGTCGCCACGCAGATGCATCTTGGGATTTGCGCCCTTCAACACCGCCGAGAGAACGTGTGTGCCGGGTCCGAAGGTATGGATGCCCAGGTCCATCGGCCCGGAGACGATCGCCCTGTCGGCGTAGAAGTCAATAGGCTTGCCGACCTTCTTGCCGTCGATCAACAACTGGACGATACCGTAGTCGTGCGACTTGCAGAACTGCGCGGTCACGCGGTATCGCCCGGGCGTGACGGGCAGGTGCAAGTCCAACCGGTCGCCGGGGTGCGCGCCCCACCACCATGACTGGCGGCCGCCGCTCCATTGGCCGCCGAACGTATAGGGTTGAACCTCGTATGTCCCGGCGGTGATGTTCTTCAGCTTCAAGTTCTCACCCTCGAAACGAGTGACGCCTTTGGGCAACTCAGGCGCCGGAGGAGGGGGCACAGGCGGCCGGGGTCTTCCCTGCGGCCTCGGTCCGACGATCCGGACCTCGCCGGTGCGGGTGATGAGGCCGGTCCTGGGGTTCACCACGCGGGCCATGAGCTTCATGCCGCCATCCATGTGCGTGAACGTGCCCGCTACTATTCCCGAGAGCCGGAAGACTCTGACCAGGTTGCGGCGGGCGGCCGTGTCCATCACTGCAGCCCGCGTCGGTGCGGCTACGCCGAGCAACTGCGCGACCGCCTCGCGCTCGACCACCCGGCACCGGCCCGATCCGGCGAGCTGCATCTCCAGGACCTCGGCGATGTAGACTCCGGTGTCGCCAACCGAGCCGGAGAGCTGCTCGAAAGGCGTTACCGCCAGCCGAGGCAGCGATTCGCCATGGCTGCCGTCAACCAGCTTCCGGGCCAGGTCCGCAAGCGCGGAATCGAGTCCGGGAGCCTGGACCGGCGGCGGTGGGAAAGGAGGCAGGACTTCGCCGTCGTCGCGAACGAAGATCCCCTTGGGTGCTGGCCGATCGGTCTTCTTGCCATCATCGAGCCTGAAGCGGAAGGGCAGGCTGACCCAGACCCGCACCGGCACGCCACGCTGCATTCCCGGCCGGAACTTCGCTTCCCTGGCCGCGGCCGCCGCGGCCAGGTCGAGGTCGGCGTTGCCCGACGGCATCAGCACCCGCACATCGGCGACCAAGCCGTTCGTGTCAATCAGCGCCTCGACTACGGTCCGCCCTTCGATGCCTGCCTTTCGCGCCCGCTCCGGATACTCGGCCTCAGGGATGGAGATCGGCTGTGGCTTGACCTCGAGCTTCCAGAGTGGCATGGTGGCGCCAGAGTCATCGCCCAGCCACAGGGGCACGCCGTCTACTTCGGACGGTGAGTCGTCAAGGTAATCCAGAGCCTCGGATGCAAGCGACGGCTGGCTAAGAAAGAGCAGACAGACGGCGACCGACGCGAGCATAGACAGACTCCTCACAGAACCTCCTTTGGGAGACGGCGGACATCCGCAGAAACGCTACCGCGGTCGAACACGCGATCCATCAAGCTCCCTGCTATCATATGCCCGCCGTTTGGAAGGTCATTCCTCACCGTGTTCCAGGACTCTCGGGCGGAGATGTCAAACCGGCGGGGGAGAGCTCGCGGTTTGGGGCCAACGGGCTACGCCCGCGCCAATCTGCAATGCCTCGTGGGAGCTTCCCGAACTGGGGTGCCTGCCCTTGGTCACTCTGGGGCTCGCCGTTTCTGGTGGCTGTGGCAGGGCCCATTTGTGAGAATGGCTAGTGGCGCACCTTCATCACCGTATGTCGCGGCCTGGTATCCTCGAAGAGGAGCGTGGTGCTATCGGAGATGGAGACCCCGGCCGGGGGATGATGGAATATGGTGTCCGAGGACAAGGCGTCGACTGTCAGCCGCGGGCCGCCAGCCACTAGCTGCCGGCGGGTGAGTACGGTTGGTGAAGGCGGTTCCTGATCGTCTCGGCGACACGGTCTAGGTCTGGGCGGGCGGCTTTGTGGCCGTAGCCGGGCGGCAAGACCAGGCCGAAACCGTCACCGCGGAAGCGCGGGATGACATGCAGGTGCACATGCGGCACCTCCTGGCCGGCCTGCTCTCCGTCAGCAAGGAAGAGGTTGACGGCCTCGCACTTCAGCCCGGATCTACGGAGGGCTGCTGCCAGTTGCTGTGCGACGCGGAACATCTGCGCGCCGTCTGCATTGTCGAGGTCTGCCAGGTAGACCGCATGACGGATGGGGATGACGAGCAAGTGCCCGATGTTCACCGGCCGCAGGTCCATGAAGGCCACGACCCGATCGTCGCGAAACACGAATGACGCCGCGGCCTCACCGGCGATGATATGGCAGAAACCGCATGGGCGATCCATCCCGGTTTCCACCGCGTCCGGAAGGCCCGCGCCGGAGGAGTCAGGCAATTCGGTCATGGCTGGATTCTAAGACTTCGGGCGGGGGTGTCAAATCGGCGGGGGGAAGGATCGAGTGGTCCAGTGCTCCAGTGCTGCAGTGGTCGAGTGGCCGAAGCGGTCAGCCGTGAACCGTCAGCCGGCTTGAGCTTGCGGCGAGTTTCACCCCAACGGGGTGACAGGTGCACGTGCGACGACCAAAGGGAGTCGCGTACACCGCCTTGAGGGGCGGAAGCCCCTAAGGTGCGGGGCTTGGGGTGAAACTGGCTTGGGGCTTGAGGCTAGCGGGCAACGCCCGCGCAAATCTGCAGTGCCTCGTGGGAGCTTCCCGAAATGGGGTGACTGCGCCTGGCTCCACAGCATCTTGACGCGCTTCGGATTGAATCATATTAGGTGTCCCCAAATCCCCACGCAGATGGTGGCTGTCCCCCTCCTGATCTTCCCCATTTTGGCCCCTACGGGTTCAGCAGAATCCAGGCCAGTCCCAAAATGGAAGCTAGCGCTGCGATACCGCCAAGGACGCTCCATGTCCGCTTCATGCCAAGCGGGATC
This portion of the candidate division WOR-3 bacterium genome encodes:
- a CDS encoding energy transducer TonB, producing the protein MRSLSMLASVAVCLLFLSQPSLASEALDYLDDSPSEVDGVPLWLGDDSGATMPLWKLEVKPQPISIPEAEYPERARKAGIEGRTVVEALIDTNGLVADVRVLMPSGNADLDLAAAAAAREAKFRPGMQRGVPVRVWVSLPFRFRLDDGKKTDRPAPKGIFVRDDGEVLPPFPPPPVQAPGLDSALADLARKLVDGSHGESLPRLAVTPFEQLSGSVGDTGVYIAEVLEMQLAGSGRCRVVEREAVAQLLGVAAPTRAAVMDTAARRNLVRVFRLSGIVAGTFTHMDGGMKLMARVVNPRTGLITRTGEVRIVGPRPQGRPRPPVPPPPAPELPKGVTRFEGENLKLKNITAGTYEVQPYTFGGQWSGGRQSWWWGAHPGDRLDLHLPVTPGRYRVTAQFCKSHDYGIVQLLIDGKKVGKPIDFYADRAIVSGPMDLGIHTFGPGTHVLSAVLKGANPKMHLRGDDRSGGKILYLFAVDYLDLIEQGK
- a CDS encoding HIT family protein; this encodes MDRPCGFCHIIAGEAAASFVFRDDRVVAFMDLRPVNIGHLLVIPIRHAVYLADLDNADGAQMFRVAQQLAAALRRSGLKCEAVNLFLADGEQAGQEVPHVHLHVIPRFRGDGFGLVLPPGYGHKAARPDLDRVAETIRNRLHQPYSPAGS